The Atribacter laminatus genome contains the following window.
CGCCGGTGGAAGTTGGGAACGAGTTGCTGAAGGTGATAGAGCTGACAACGAAATTATCAAATTAATCGGAGGTAAGTTGCCCAGTAGAGGGGATTCCAAACCAGAACTTTGGGGATTAGGCCAAACTCTTTGGATGGTTCAAGGACAACCAATAATTGAAAAAGAGCAAAGTTTGAACGAAGAGACTATATCCTCAATTCAAAAGCTAATCGGTGCCGTTGTTGAAACTGATATCGAAAAAAAATTATTCAATCAAATCATGGCTCAATTTTTGGATATATATACTGAGAAACGAAGAGATTTTAGAAAAGATTCTAAGGTTTTTATTGTCAAAGAACGAATAGATACCTTAGAAAAGGAAAAAGATGAACTTGATCAGAAAAGAGTAGAAAAAGAAAACTTAATACGGGACATTGAAGACAAAGAAATCCTTCTTCAAAAAAAGAAACCCGGTTTGACAGCAGCCTTGCAAGAAAAAGATGAACTAAAAAGTAAAATAAATTTAGCCCATGAACATCGATTAAACCGAGAAAAACTAAATGAGGAAGTAAAAAGGATATCCTCTGAATATAAATATTTAACTAACCAAATTGGCGAAATACAAAATAATGAGAATCATATCAAAGAAATTGAATTAAATAATGAAAAACTAATCAAGGAGAAAATGCTGAGCGAAGAAGATTTAGAAAAACTACTGGAAGAAATCGAGACTTTTAAACAAAATTTAAAGGATCTAACTGAGATTTATGAGCAAAAAGAAAGTGAACACCGTTACACCAGAACTGCTCATATTGCAATTCAGGAGGAAATAGAATTAAAAGAAAAAGAAGAGCGGCTTAAAAAAGTAAACAACTTAGAACAAGAGAAACTGGAAAAAAGGAAAAAATTGGAATCGCTTAAAGCCCCATCACAAAAAGATTTAAATATCATAGAAGACTATTATCGGAAAATCCATGATACCCAAACCAAATTAGATGGGCTTGGGTTAAAAATCAAGGCAAGTGCTCAAACTAATATATCTGGAACAATCCATTTAGATGATAAAAGGTTTGAATTCGAAATAAAAAAGGGAAAGAAAAAAGATTGGATCTCCCATGAAGTAGCAAGAATCTCGATTGATAAAGTCGGAGAAATTGAAATCATGAGTGGGAGCGAAGATGTCAAGGAAATGAAAAAACAATTAGAAGAACTCGAAATTGAGTTTGAAAAAATAACCGCTCCCTACGAAACCAAAGCGATTGAAGAATTGAGAGACCGTTTCCACCAAAAAAATGAATTGGATAATCATATTAAAAGACTTGAAAATGAAATAAAAGGTCAAACTAAAAATGGAAAAGAAATCTTAATTGGAGAGATTGCCGAACACAAAAAAAGAATTGAGTCCGACTGGAGTAAAATACCAGAGAATTTTGATTTAATAAAATATGCAGGAAATGAAGACAAGATTCAAGCGAAAGAAATATCTGCTAAAAAAATAAATGAATTAGAAAAAGAGCTTGAAGCATACAAAGACAAAGAAAAAAATCTTAAAAAAGAGTTGGAAGAGTTGAATAATAAAAAAGATGCGGTCCAAAGTAAAATTCGAGATTTTGAAAAAATTCTTCATGGAAATAATGAACGAAAGAGTGCCTTACAAAACAGTTTAGAAAACCTTCAAAAAGATGGGTTTACTCTGAAAGAAAGGGAAGAAAAACTAAATGATATTTCGATAGAATTGGATCGAAAAGAAAGAGCTCTTCAAAAATACACCGAAGATATTGAAGAGATGGAAAATCAGCCGGAAAAAGCCTTTGCTGAATGCGAAAATAAGATTAGAAGATTAGATCAAGATATTCACCAATTAGAAAAAGACCTTGCCGAGAAAAACGGAAAACTCAATTCCATGTTGGTTTCTTTTAAAGATACCAACCGGATCGAGGAGGAATTGTTTTTTCTCAAAGAAGAAGAAAAGCGGTTGGAAGTCGAAGCATCAGCGCTTGAATTGCTGTATGATTTAATAAAATATTATAGAACCAAATCAGTAGAAAGCTTATCCGACCCAGTTAAAAAAATGGTCAATGAAGATTTAAAACGGCTTTTGGGGATTAAATATGCGGTTCATTTAGATGAAGGGATAAAGCCTATCTCGGTAACATCGTCCAGCTGGGGAACGGTGATTCCCATCGAAAACCTCTCTTTTGGTACCGAAGAACAGATATGGTATCTTTTCAGGTTGGCTTTGGGGAGATTGCTTAGTCATGAAGAAAGGCAATTAGTCGTTCTTGACGATCCTCTGGCCAATACCGATGCGAGCCGCTTGCACCGTGCTTTGCAAATTTTAGAAGATGCCGCCAATCAGCTCCAAATTATTGTGGTAACCTGTGATGTCGATAAATATAACTGGCTCTCCAATGCCAACTATATTACTATGGAAAAATAATATTTGTAGGGGCACAATGTATTGTTCCCATTTTTTAATTAATGAAGCGACATGCCATGGCATGTCGCTTCTTGGTTTTCATTGTCACCATCTGGTGCCACAAAAGTGACATGAAGGCCTATTAAAAATAATAAATCACTGAGTTTGTTGTTGCTTCCCCAACTGAAAATGAATCACATACTGTATTCCCAATAAATCTGAAAGAAATCCCATAAACTGGTTACGAATTCCTTTGAAATGATGGTCTCGGAAATAGTAATAAGTGCCTAGTAATTTGATTCTCTCATCCCAGGCTAAAATATCTTTTTTATTTTTCAATCCCCATACCAAATTCGATTTTTTGTCTAAACCTGAGCTTTCTATAACCTTTTTATTGGCTATTTTCATTCCAAGGGGCGAGCAGACGTCAACCAATAATTCACTTCCGGGAAAAGTATTCACCAGCGTAATTATAAAATCTCTAATTTCTTGTTCCTGAAAGTAATACAATATTCCTACGGCAATGAACAAAGCCTTTTCTTTGATTTCAATTTCGCTCAACCATGCTTTTTCTAAAAAAGAAGAGGCAATGAACTTTCTTCTTGCGCCTTCTTTAATGAACTTTCTTCTTAATTCAATGACATCGGGTAAATCCAAATCATACCAAATTAAATAGTCATTATCGATTCTTTCAAAAGTCGTATCCAGGCCGCAACCAATATTGACAATGGTTCCTTTTGGAGTGAGATTGATGAATTTTTTGATAATTTGATCACCGATGAGGCTTCGTTTGATCCAGGCAATTTGGGTTATATCATCCAGGTTCCTGGTCATCAATGAAAAGTCGAAATTGACTGAATCAATGATTTTCACTGCCAGGTCATCAATGAGCAGAGGGTGAGGTTTTTTTGATTCCATAGCTCGACCCCAAAGCGGTAAGAATAAGGTTTTCTGAACATCACCCAACTCAACATTTAATTTTGTTATCATTTTCTTTCCTTTTCTCCTCTCAAAAAATAGACCTCAATGTTGACCAGCAATCCTAAATGAGGACAAAAACCAATTCAGGAATCAAATTCTACTTTTAATAAAAGGAATAAGTTGAGCTTGTAA
Protein-coding sequences here:
- a CDS encoding AAA family ATPase, whose product is MIIKKIYLENWKIFRNPFERDFTEGLNIIYGPNESGKTTLIDSIRTIFFSKHTSQSEKIKSLIPWGSSLSPGATITFSHHDELYRITKKFVSSRSLIEKFAGGSWERVAEGDRADNEIIKLIGGKLPSRGDSKPELWGLGQTLWMVQGQPIIEKEQSLNEETISSIQKLIGAVVETDIEKKLFNQIMAQFLDIYTEKRRDFRKDSKVFIVKERIDTLEKEKDELDQKRVEKENLIRDIEDKEILLQKKKPGLTAALQEKDELKSKINLAHEHRLNREKLNEEVKRISSEYKYLTNQIGEIQNNENHIKEIELNNEKLIKEKMLSEEDLEKLLEEIETFKQNLKDLTEIYEQKESEHRYTRTAHIAIQEEIELKEKEERLKKVNNLEQEKLEKRKKLESLKAPSQKDLNIIEDYYRKIHDTQTKLDGLGLKIKASAQTNISGTIHLDDKRFEFEIKKGKKKDWISHEVARISIDKVGEIEIMSGSEDVKEMKKQLEELEIEFEKITAPYETKAIEELRDRFHQKNELDNHIKRLENEIKGQTKNGKEILIGEIAEHKKRIESDWSKIPENFDLIKYAGNEDKIQAKEISAKKINELEKELEAYKDKEKNLKKELEELNNKKDAVQSKIRDFEKILHGNNERKSALQNSLENLQKDGFTLKEREEKLNDISIELDRKERALQKYTEDIEEMENQPEKAFAECENKIRRLDQDIHQLEKDLAEKNGKLNSMLVSFKDTNRIEEELFFLKEEEKRLEVEASALELLYDLIKYYRTKSVESLSDPVKKMVNEDLKRLLGIKYAVHLDEGIKPISVTSSSWGTVIPIENLSFGTEEQIWYLFRLALGRLLSHEERQLVVLDDPLANTDASRLHRALQILEDAANQLQIIVVTCDVDKYNWLSNANYITMEK
- a CDS encoding class I SAM-dependent methyltransferase translates to MITKLNVELGDVQKTLFLPLWGRAMESKKPHPLLIDDLAVKIIDSVNFDFSLMTRNLDDITQIAWIKRSLIGDQIIKKFINLTPKGTIVNIGCGLDTTFERIDNDYLIWYDLDLPDVIELRRKFIKEGARRKFIASSFLEKAWLSEIEIKEKALFIAVGILYYFQEQEIRDFIITLVNTFPGSELLVDVCSPLGMKIANKKVIESSGLDKKSNLVWGLKNKKDILAWDERIKLLGTYYYFRDHHFKGIRNQFMGFLSDLLGIQYVIHFQLGKQQQTQ